DNA sequence from the Streptomyces sp. NBC_01497 genome:
AGACCCTGGGCCAGGGCTACAGCCTCATCCGCCGCGAGTACCCCACGGCGATCGGCCCGGTGGACATCCTGTGCCGTGACTCCGACGGCGGCACGGTCGCGGTGGAGATCAAGCGGCGCGGCGAGATCGACGGTGTCGAGCAGTTGACGCGCTACCTCGATCTGCTGAACCGCGATCCCCATCTGGCTCCCGTCAAGGGCGTGTTCGCGGCCCAGGAGATCAAGCCGCAGGCCCGCGTCCTGGCGACGGACCGCGGGATCGGCTGCGTGGTGCTCGACTACAACGCGCTGCGCGGCATCGAGGACGACAAACTGCGGCTGTTCTGACGGCGCCCGATCACGGGACCCGGCGTACGATCCGGAGCCGTGAACGCGTCCCCTGCGGCTGCTCCCGGCGGTGACGCCGGCCCTCCCGCGACCGTCCCGGCCGGCCCGGACCGCGCGGGACGGCCGGCCCGCCCCCCGTTGAGCCGGAACGCCGTCGTGGACGCCGCGCTCGGCGTGATCGACGACGAGGGCCTCGACGGGCTGACCATGCGGAAGGTCGGCGACCGCCTGTCGGCCGGCCCGAGTGCTCTCTACGCCCATGTGGAGAGCAAGGAGCAGTTGGTCCGGCTGGCCCTCGACCGCCCGCTGGCCGGGCTGCGGCTGCCCGCGGTGGATCCGGAGAACTGGGTCGCTCGGACGAGGGAGTTCGCTCGCTCGCTCCATGCGCTGCTCCGCAGCCACCCGGCCCTGGTGGCCGCGCCGTTCGGCGACACACCGCCGGGCCCCGGCGCGGCCGCGGTGTGTCGGTGGCTGCCGGCGGTCCTGACGGCGGGCGGACTGCTCCCGGACGCCGCCTCCCACGCGGCCGGGCTGCTGCTGGGACACATCGGCGCGACGGCCCTTCCGGCCGCGACGGATGCCCTGGAGCGGCAGAGGGACCATGCCGGTCGTTCCGGCCGCGGGCGCGGGGACCGGCGTCCACCGGGTCCGTACATCGCGCGTTACGGCGGCCTCGCCGACCTGACCGGACCGCCGCCTGAGGCTTCGCCCGAGGAGCGGTTCGAGTTCGGCCTGGACGTCCTGCTCAGCGGCCTGACGGCCCTCGCCGCCCGGCGGCACAGCTCTCCGCGCCTCTGACACGCGGACCCTGCCCACGCCTTCGCCACGCGGCGTCCCGCCACCGGTCCGGTACCGGGGCCGGCCGACGGGCGGGCGACTGGCGACCGGGGCAGCGACAGCTACAGGCGCCGGCCCTCCGCCTCAGAAGGACGGCTTCGTCCGGAAGACCGGCCATCCGATCATGGTGCACCAGTGGGAAGAGTCGCCGGTGTGGTGCCGATTGACCGGATAGAACTCCCGAATGGGCCCGGCTGTCGACAGCGCATGGCGCGTCACATAATCGGCGAGAGTTCCGTAAGCGCGATCGATCCCCTGCACCGGCCCCTTGTGGAGAATGACCGCCAATTCCGCCGAAGGCAGGTCGATCAGCTGGATCCGGCCCGCGGTGGGTGGGGAACCTTCCACCGGAAGGTAGACCGTGGCCATCCCGTGTCCCTCACGGAACAGGGAATCCGCGTACATTCCCCCTGCTTCACCGGCGAGCGGGACGCTTTGCGCGGAAAGAGTCGCGTACAGCTCGCCAAGGGCTCCGTTGTACCACGCACCGAACTCCTCGGCGTCGACCTCCTTGGCGATGGCCGCCGCCCGCATCTCCGGGATGTGGCGATGTTCGACGGGGAATTCCGACTTCGGGTGCTCGAGCAGGTCGCGGAGGGACGCGGCAGCCGCCCTCGTACGCTCCAGCTCCCCCTCCAGCCGGAGCAGATGCCGGGCGATCAGGTCACTACGCTC
Encoded proteins:
- a CDS encoding TetR/AcrR family transcriptional regulator, with protein sequence MNASPAAAPGGDAGPPATVPAGPDRAGRPARPPLSRNAVVDAALGVIDDEGLDGLTMRKVGDRLSAGPSALYAHVESKEQLVRLALDRPLAGLRLPAVDPENWVARTREFARSLHALLRSHPALVAAPFGDTPPGPGAAAVCRWLPAVLTAGGLLPDAASHAAGLLLGHIGATALPAATDALERQRDHAGRSGRGRGDRRPPGPYIARYGGLADLTGPPPEASPEERFEFGLDVLLSGLTALAARRHSSPRL
- a CDS encoding MerR family transcriptional regulator; protein product: MNTTLSIGDFARATHLSVKALRHYHQEGLLEPAEIDFRSGYRRYDLAQIPSAQVIRRLRALDMPLEDIRSILRAEDVAERSDLIARHLLRLEGELERTRAAAASLRDLLEHPKSEFPVEHRHIPEMRAAAIAKEVDAEEFGAWYNGALGELYATLSAQSVPLAGEAGGMYADSLFREGHGMATVYLPVEGSPPTAGRIQLIDLPSAELAVILHKGPVQGIDRAYGTLADYVTRHALSTAGPIREFYPVNRHHTGDSSHWCTMIGWPVFRTKPSF